One region of Caldivirga sp. genomic DNA includes:
- a CDS encoding Glu/Leu/Phe/Val dehydrogenase, with the protein MPMQSIFLQDTLRILKRAIEIGGFDKIIYDYLSRPMRVIAVSIPVKVNGSVEIFEGYRVQHNNALGPFKGGIRFHPEVTLEDDMALATLMTLKNSLAGIPYGGSKGAVRVDPKALKTNELEELSRGYVRALYSFIGPDIDIPAPDVGTNPQIMAWMVDEYSKIVGKNVPGVFTAKPAELWGNPVREYATGFGVAIMAREAWKNLFNGDLNGVKVAVHGFGNVGKWVAYWVSKMGAKVIAIADISGTVYDPNGIDVEKAMEIVSKTGKVVNYPNGQKLSPEDALYVNADVLMPCAIEDTIRADNVSRVKAKLIVEGANGPTTPEAEEYLTKRGVVIVPDILANAGGVIMSYLEWVENLQWVTWSEEETRSKLEGILTNNFKRVFDEYGKIKREGITMRDAAIVTAISRIEKAMKLRGWI; encoded by the coding sequence ATGCCGATGCAGTCAATATTCTTGCAGGATACATTAAGGATCCTTAAGAGAGCAATTGAGATAGGGGGTTTCGACAAGATTATTTACGATTACTTATCCAGGCCAATGAGGGTTATTGCAGTATCAATACCAGTTAAGGTTAATGGATCAGTTGAAATCTTTGAAGGTTATAGGGTTCAACACAATAATGCCCTTGGTCCATTTAAGGGAGGCATTAGGTTCCACCCAGAGGTTACCTTAGAGGATGACATGGCATTAGCAACCTTAATGACCCTTAAGAATAGTTTAGCCGGGATACCATACGGTGGTAGTAAGGGCGCCGTTAGGGTTGATCCAAAGGCACTTAAAACTAATGAACTGGAGGAGCTGTCCAGGGGGTATGTTAGAGCATTATACAGCTTCATAGGTCCTGACATTGACATCCCTGCACCGGACGTTGGCACAAACCCGCAGATAATGGCTTGGATGGTTGATGAGTACAGTAAGATAGTTGGAAAGAATGTACCTGGAGTCTTCACGGCTAAACCAGCTGAATTATGGGGTAATCCTGTTAGGGAATACGCCACTGGCTTTGGTGTAGCCATTATGGCTAGGGAAGCGTGGAAGAATCTGTTTAACGGAGATTTAAATGGAGTTAAGGTGGCTGTTCACGGCTTTGGCAATGTCGGCAAGTGGGTAGCCTACTGGGTGAGCAAAATGGGGGCTAAGGTTATTGCAATAGCAGACATATCGGGGACTGTCTATGATCCTAATGGTATAGATGTTGAAAAAGCCATGGAAATCGTAAGTAAGACTGGTAAAGTAGTTAATTACCCCAATGGTCAAAAACTATCACCAGAGGATGCATTATACGTGAATGCGGACGTACTGATGCCATGTGCAATAGAGGATACGATTAGGGCTGACAACGTATCTAGGGTTAAGGCTAAGTTAATAGTGGAGGGCGCTAATGGTCCAACAACCCCTGAGGCTGAAGAATACTTAACGAAGAGGGGGGTAGTGATAGTACCTGATATTCTAGCTAATGCAGGTGGTGTAATAATGAGTTACCTTGAGTGGGTTGAGAACCTTCAATGGGTTACCTGGAGCGAGGAGGAGACGAGGAGTAAACTTGAAGGTATTCTTACTAATAACTTCAAGAGAGTCTTTGATGAATACGGTAAGATAAAGAGAGAGGGAATAACCATGAGGGATGCTGCAATAGTCACTGCAATAAGTAGGATAGAGAAGGCAATGAAGCTTAGGGGATGGATTTAA
- a CDS encoding DNA-binding protein produces the protein MSYYDDEENIQGEDELEEARRRKLEELQRKAEEEERKRAEEAQKRAIIRVILTPEARSRLDNLRLVKPELVESIENQLIALAQSGRIKVPITDEELKKILETVYSQTRREYRIRFR, from the coding sequence ATGAGTTACTACGACGATGAGGAAAATATTCAGGGTGAGGATGAGCTTGAGGAGGCTAGAAGGAGGAAGCTTGAGGAGCTTCAGCGTAAGGCAGAGGAAGAGGAAAGGAAGAGAGCTGAGGAGGCTCAGAAGAGGGCTATTATAAGGGTTATTTTAACTCCTGAGGCTAGGAGTAGGCTTGATAACCTTAGGCTTGTTAAACCTGAGCTCGTTGAGTCCATTGAGAATCAGTTAATTGCCCTAGCCCAGTCAGGTAGGATTAAGGTTCCTATAACTGACGAAGAACTTAAAAAGATACTGGAAACGGTCTACAGCCAAACCAGGAGGGAGTACAGGATAAGGTTTAGGTGA
- a CDS encoding 50S ribosomal protein L39e, whose product MATHKPLGFKLRLASAGKSNRNPPAWVMVKTDRKVTYNTKRRNWRRVKLKLG is encoded by the coding sequence ATGGCAACCCATAAGCCACTTGGCTTCAAGCTCAGGCTGGCGTCCGCAGGGAAGTCAAATAGGAATCCGCCAGCCTGGGTTATGGTTAAAACAGACAGAAAGGTTACGTACAACACTAAGCGTAGGAATTGGAGGAGGGTTAAGCTTAAGTTAGGGTGA
- a CDS encoding 50S ribosomal protein L31e, translating to MSTNEVILTINLKDVKDASRRIRAPYAARFIKRVVARHVKVDEDKVKLNESLNNILWSRGIQKPPLKIKVKVTKREDGSVVVEYQG from the coding sequence ATGTCAACTAACGAGGTTATACTCACAATAAACCTAAAGGATGTGAAGGATGCATCAAGAAGAATAAGGGCACCCTACGCGGCTAGGTTCATTAAGAGAGTGGTGGCTAGGCATGTTAAGGTTGATGAGGATAAGGTTAAGTTAAATGAAAGCCTAAACAACATACTTTGGAGTAGGGGTATTCAAAAGCCTCCATTGAAAATTAAGGTTAAGGTAACTAAGCGTGAGGATGGTTCAGTAGTGGTTGAGTATCAAGGTTAA
- a CDS encoding 30S ribosomal protein S27e gives MPNFRSVLIPAPRSRFIRVRCNQCGNEQIIFDHATVEVRCLVCGNLLARPTGGRAEILGTVVRVLD, from the coding sequence ATGCCCAACTTCAGGAGTGTGCTAATACCAGCACCTAGGTCAAGGTTCATTAGAGTTAGGTGCAACCAATGCGGTAATGAGCAGATAATATTCGATCACGCCACAGTGGAGGTTAGGTGCCTAGTCTGCGGTAACCTACTTGCTAGGCCAACGGGGGGAAGGGCTGAAATACTTGGTACTGTTGTTAGGGTACTTGATTAA
- a CDS encoding translation initiation factor IF-6: MPIRIYGTASIGVYMATNDEYALIPMDSPEKIDKHVEDTLKVKVIKLTIGRSPLLGVFTVMNNNGVLVPSIIRDEELDQLKRSLGDLNIAVLPSKYTAIANLILINNKRGLVSPIIEREYVNLIRDNLGVELEIRDIRGLYIIGSLAVVNDRGVLISPEVDEEDVGFLRDFFGLRVGVGTINRGISLIRSGMIANNKGAVVGDSTTGFEMMRITEVLG; encoded by the coding sequence ATGCCCATTAGGATTTATGGTACAGCTAGTATAGGCGTCTACATGGCAACTAACGACGAGTACGCATTAATACCCATGGATTCCCCTGAGAAGATTGATAAGCATGTTGAGGATACCCTCAAGGTTAAGGTAATTAAGTTGACAATAGGCAGATCCCCACTCCTAGGGGTCTTCACGGTCATGAACAATAATGGCGTATTAGTACCCTCAATAATTAGGGATGAGGAGCTTGACCAGTTGAAGAGGTCATTAGGGGACTTAAACATTGCTGTTTTACCATCTAAGTATACCGCTATAGCTAACTTAATCCTGATTAATAACAAGAGGGGGCTAGTGTCGCCAATAATTGAACGGGAGTACGTGAACTTGATCAGAGATAACTTAGGTGTTGAACTTGAGATTAGGGATATTAGGGGATTATACATAATCGGCTCCCTAGCGGTGGTGAATGATAGAGGCGTGTTAATCTCCCCTGAGGTTGATGAAGAGGATGTTGGCTTCCTAAGGGACTTCTTCGGTTTAAGGGTAGGCGTAGGTACAATAAATAGGGGTATTAGCCTAATTAGGAGCGGCATGATTGCCAATAATAAGGGTGCGGTAGTTGGTGACTCAACCACAGGTTTTGAAATGATGAGGATAACGGAGGTTTTGGGTTGA
- a CDS encoding ribosome assembly factor SBDS, whose protein sequence is MSSRRVVTVKYDAKGEHFEIIVDPDHALEFKLGKPISLDKVLITDTVFRDSKRGLRASEIALKRVFGTTDHRKAAEIILRNAEIPLTSEQRRRLIEDKKKQIIDWISRNCIDARTKAPLPPQRVELALNNVDVTIDPFKGVDEQINDVLKALQRVIPIKVAVATMEVTVGPEHGQRVKSALARMGRILKEQYDDSGNLILQLEVPAGLQDTVIGKVNEITHGESEVKLLGVST, encoded by the coding sequence ATGTCAAGTAGGAGAGTGGTTACAGTTAAGTATGATGCTAAGGGTGAGCATTTCGAGATAATCGTTGACCCTGACCACGCCCTTGAATTTAAGCTAGGTAAACCAATTAGTTTAGATAAAGTCCTCATAACTGACACCGTATTTAGAGATTCAAAGAGGGGATTAAGGGCATCTGAAATAGCCCTTAAGAGAGTCTTTGGTACAACTGATCATAGGAAGGCTGCTGAGATAATACTAAGGAATGCTGAAATACCGTTAACTTCAGAACAGAGGAGGAGGCTTATTGAGGATAAGAAGAAGCAGATAATAGACTGGATTAGTAGGAATTGCATTGACGCTAGGACTAAGGCCCCCTTACCACCCCAGAGGGTTGAGTTAGCCTTAAATAATGTAGATGTAACCATTGATCCATTTAAGGGTGTTGATGAGCAGATTAATGATGTGTTGAAGGCCCTTCAAAGAGTCATACCCATAAAGGTCGCTGTAGCCACCATGGAGGTAACCGTTGGTCCTGAGCATGGGCAGAGGGTTAAGTCAGCCTTAGCCAGAATGGGGAGGATACTTAAGGAGCAGTATGATGATTCAGGCAACTTAATTCTCCAATTGGAGGTACCGGCGGGACTACAGGATACGGTTATCGGAAAGGTTAATGAGATAACCCATGGGGAAAGTGAAGTTAAACTACTGGGTGTATCAACTTAA
- a CDS encoding enolase C-terminal domain-like protein: protein MGTRISKLGIRKVFTGRGDLTVEVEVHLEDGWGRAIAPAGASRGKHEVKYFPDDGVDAAIDVFKRWVEPSLIGMDAVNQVAVDKKLEEVDGTWDFSKIGGAVAVATSMANVVAVADSKGLWPYQVIGGSLANVIPYPLGNTIGGGKHSRGLGPDYQEFLILPYGAPDIYTAVYTNMEVHREVGKILAKEDPTFAGGRNDEGAWTAKISTDKALEVLSSAVKEVSRRLGVEIGLGIDAASSSMWNGKAYVYTNEGRELTPKEHFERIRGIIEKYNLMYVEDPFHEEDFQSFAELTALFKDRLIVGDDLFTTNPDRLAIGIREKAANAVLIKVDQIGTVTRAHETVRLALNNGYRIVVSHRSGDTESGLLAHIAVGFKAPIIKTGIMGSERVAKANELLRIWDHLGGVARMAKIK from the coding sequence ATGGGGACTAGGATAAGTAAACTGGGTATTAGAAAGGTTTTCACAGGTAGGGGTGATTTAACGGTTGAGGTTGAGGTGCATCTTGAGGATGGGTGGGGTAGGGCTATTGCACCAGCAGGCGCATCAAGGGGTAAGCATGAGGTTAAGTACTTCCCGGATGATGGCGTTGATGCAGCGATAGACGTATTCAAGAGGTGGGTTGAACCAAGCCTAATAGGTATGGATGCGGTTAACCAGGTTGCGGTTGATAAGAAACTTGAGGAGGTTGATGGAACCTGGGACTTCTCTAAAATAGGGGGGGCTGTTGCTGTAGCAACCTCAATGGCTAATGTAGTGGCGGTGGCTGATTCAAAGGGGTTATGGCCATATCAAGTTATTGGTGGTTCACTGGCTAACGTAATACCATACCCATTAGGCAACACTATCGGTGGTGGTAAACACAGTAGGGGTCTTGGGCCTGATTATCAAGAGTTTTTAATCCTACCCTATGGTGCGCCGGACATATACACTGCCGTGTACACTAACATGGAGGTTCATAGGGAGGTTGGGAAGATACTTGCTAAAGAGGACCCAACATTTGCTGGTGGTAGGAATGATGAGGGTGCGTGGACGGCTAAAATATCCACTGATAAGGCCCTTGAGGTGCTTAGTTCAGCGGTTAAGGAGGTTTCAAGGAGATTAGGTGTTGAGATTGGTTTAGGTATTGATGCCGCATCATCAAGCATGTGGAATGGTAAAGCCTACGTATACACTAATGAGGGGAGGGAACTAACGCCAAAGGAGCATTTTGAGAGAATAAGGGGCATAATTGAGAAGTACAACCTAATGTACGTTGAGGATCCATTCCATGAGGAGGATTTCCAATCCTTCGCTGAATTAACGGCCTTATTTAAGGATAGGTTAATTGTTGGTGATGATTTATTCACAACAAACCCAGATAGATTAGCAATAGGTATTCGTGAGAAGGCTGCTAATGCCGTTTTAATTAAAGTTGACCAGATAGGTACAGTGACAAGGGCTCATGAGACCGTTAGGCTCGCATTAAATAATGGATACAGGATAGTGGTTTCACATAGGTCTGGTGACACTGAAAGCGGATTACTAGCGCACATAGCAGTTGGCTTTAAGGCCCCTATAATCAAGACTGGTATAATGGGTAGTGAACGTGTCGCCAAGGCTAATGAACTGCTTAGAATATGGGATCATTTAGGCGGCGTAGCCAGGATGGCTAAAATTAAGTAA